Proteins encoded by one window of Epinephelus moara isolate mb chromosome 18, YSFRI_EMoa_1.0, whole genome shotgun sequence:
- the LOC126405760 gene encoding integrin alpha-3-like isoform X1: MFINRRQVCVSMATDVCVLLSAWVGVCVAFNLDTSFPLLKRGRDGSLFGLSVALHQDLKTDRYLLLVGAPREKAEPNVPANRTGGVYSCPITADQSECSRMKLIDPDLNLSEDLIEDMWLGVSVASQGRPGGRVLVCGHRFIKLYGAFKLRHMIGRCYLRGNDLQYNETDMHWQNPDQPCSHLGDVSTEVMCNMGISAAITQTEVIVGSPGSFEWQGNVHVSWMNPDVVFDTQRSSFPNMERRNIYIGYSVTQARCLLSQDDETIVTGAPKDSKEDARGSVLLAVKRSDGLLTQQTLRGEQMGSYFGNVVATADLNNDGWNDLLVGAPFYFHRQQEAGGAVYVYMNAGGRFDPEPSVVLRGPAGSAFGMAVTAAGDLNQDGFQDFAVGAPFHEKGSVMIWSGSSEGVTTEPSQVIRGSRVSAAFSTFGYSLSAGLDVDGNRYPDLLIGSLDDTVALLRTRPVVHLNKTIRVSPDVVDPNSCDFCVQVDVCFSYMFSTGEKSDRDNITVDFTVTADITSLKPRLRFLDNRQSVYSGYLSMPKRQCETLRVGLQGPIRDKVEPLVFSLNVSLYEKLPKKRHAVQDLKRLPVLSQTPRPIRTQIHIQKACGSDNRCHSNLQMTAQFTDENQKPFIRQKDSQVLHYDSSINRLFLEVNVSNTLSPGRPAEDAHNTVLNISIPASLIYSGVRTKGDVQAVVKCSVEDNVLLCELGNPFKSNQKVQVLIIFQPSEISLDTREIQSLLQLSTLSEQSDLSPVSVSMLVEYSLQTSLTLINLPGPASFSGHVMGESAMKKTEDIGSLLLFTFQVHVSGKPLGHLGDLQVEIDWPRETSNGKWLLYLAEIQVSGTSEARCNPPGKIVNPLNLVLSEEKKKRRRSLKEEVQVKEEEQREKTLPVLHLQGQKKKSYTLNCVHGAKCVTFVCPLVNMNNSATLTVRARLWNSTMIEDYSDARNVLVQGRATLKLQTNKPTINMEPHSAEIEVHIYPDPGQQVDSSAPLWIIVVSVLAGVVLLAVICLLLWKCGFFVRRRAWRATALHQGRIMGKDEQQQRTDADGFLIQVNATSSRNRKSPKHWVTSWTETL, encoded by the exons ACCTGAACCTCTCTGAGGACCTGATTGAGGACATGTGGTTGGGCGTCTCAGTGGCGAGTCAGGGCCGACCTGGAGGACGGGTCCTG GTGTGTGGTCATCGCTTCATTAAACTCTACGGAGCGTTCAAACTGAGACACATGATTGGCCGCTGTTATCTCCGTGGAAACGACCTGCAGTACAATGAGACAGACATGCACTGGCAGAACCCCGACCAGCCCTGCAG tcacCTGGGTGATGTCAGCACAGAGGTCATGTGTAACATGGGGATTTCTGCCGCCATCACTCAGACTGAGGTCATCGTCGGCTCACCAGGAAGCTTCGAATGGCAAG gaAACGTCCATGTCTCCTGGATGAATCCAGACGTCGTCTTTGACACTCAGAGGAGCTCCTTCCCCAACATGGAGCGCAGGAACATTTATatag ggtaCTCAGTGACTCAGGCTCGTTGTCTTCTCTCTCAGGACGATGAAACCATAGTAACAG GAGCTCCTAAGGACAGTAAAGAGGACGCTCGCGGCTCCGTGCTGCTCGCCGTCAAACGCTCAGATGGACTGCTGACTCAGCAGACTCTGCGCGGTGAACAGATGGGCTCGTACTTCGGTAACGTCGTGGCAACCGCTGACCTCAACAATGATGG GTGGAATGACCTGCTGGTGGGCGCTCCTTTTTACTTCCACCGTCAGCAGGAGGCGGGTGGAGCCGTGTACGTCTACATGAACGCAGGAGGTCGCTTTGATCCTGAGCCCAGCGTGGTGCTGAGAGGACCGGCTGGGTCGGCGTTCGGTATGGCTGTTACCGCCGCCGGAGACCTGAACCAAGATGGCTTCCAGG ACTTCGCAGTCGGAGCTCCGTTCCATGAAAAAGGAAGTGTGATGATCTGGAGCGGGAGCAGCGAGGGGGTCACCACAGAGCCCAGTCAG gtgATACGGGGCAGCAGAGTCTCTGCGGCGTTCAGTACCTTCGGATACTCTCTGTCTGCAGGACTCGATGTTGACGGCAACAGATATCCAGACCTGCTGATCGGCTCTCTGGACGACACTGTTGCTCTGCTCAG AACTCGCCCAGTCGTTCATCTCAATAAAACCATCAGAGTTTCTCCAGATGTCGTCGACCCGAACAGCTGTGACTTCTG tgttcaAGTGGATGTGTGTTTCTCCTACATGTTCAGCACCGGAGAGAAGAGCGACAGAGACAACATCA cCGTCGACTTTACTGTCACCGCTGACATCACCAGCCTCAAGCCCCGCCTCCGTTTCCTGGACAACAGGCAGAGTGTGTACTCTGGTTACCTGTCGATGCCAAAGAGACAGTGTGAAACCCTGAGAGTTGGACTGCAG GGTCCGATCAGAGACAAAGTGGAACCTCTGGTGTTCTCCCTGAATGTCTCTCTCTACGAAAAGCTTCCCAAGAAAAGACACGCAGTGCAAGACCTGAAACGCCTCCCAGTCCTGAGCCAGACACCCCGACCCATCAGAACCCAG ATCCATATCCAGAAGGCCTGTGGTTCTGATAACCGTTGCCATAGTAACCTGCAGATGACGGCTCAGTTCACAGATGAGAACCAGAAACCCTTCATCAG GCAGAAGGACAGTCAGGTGTTGCACTACGACAGCAGCATCAACCGCCTGTTTCTGGAGGTTAACGTCAGCAACACACTGTCACCGGGCCGACCAGCGGAGGATGCTCACAACACCGTTTTGAACATTAGCATCCCGGCATCACTCATTTACTCTGGAGTCCGAACCAAG ggTGACGTCCAGGCGGTGGTGAAATGTTCTGTTGAGGACAACGTTCTTCTCTGTGAGCTGGGGAACCCGTTCAAAAGTAACCAGAAG gTTCAGGTGTTGATCATCTTCCAGCCGTCTGAGATCAGTTTAGACACCAGAGAGATTcagtctctgctgcagctgtccac GCTCAGTGAGCAGTCCGATCTGTCTCCTGTCTCCGTCTCCATGTTGGTGGAGTATTCTCTGCAGACGTCTCTCACTCT AATCAACCTGCCAGGCCCCGCCTCCTTCAGCGGTCATGTGATGGGTGAGTCGGCCATGAAGAAGACGGAGGACATCGGCAGTCTGCTGCTCTTCACCTTCCAG GTGCACGTCAGCGGGAAGCCCCTGGGTCACCTAGGCGACCTGCAGGTGGAGATTGATTGGCCGAGGGAGACGTCCAATGGGAAGTGGCTGCTGTACCTCGCAGAGATCCAAGTGAGCGGAACATCAGAGGCTCGCTGCAACCCGCCCGGCAAAATTGTCAACCCCCTCAACCTCGtg ctgtcagaggagaagaagaagaggaggaggagtctgaaggaggaggtgcaggtgaaggaggaggagcagagggaaaAGACTCTACCTGTCCTCCACCTGCAGGGACAGAAGAAGAAGTCCTACACTCTG aactgTGTGCACGGGGCCAAGTGTGTGACGTTTGTCTGTCCGCTGGTCAACATGAACAACTCAGCGACTCTCACTGTCAGAGCCAGACTGTGGAACTCCACCATGATTGag GACTACAGCGATGCGAGGAACGTGTTGGTTCAAGGCCGGGCGACGCTGAAGCTGCAGACTAACAAACCAACCATCAACATGGAGCCTCACAGTGCAGAG ATCGAAGTCCACATTTATCCAGACCCAGGGCAGCAGGTGGACTCTAGCGCCCCCCTGTGGATTATCGTGGTGTCTGTCCTGGCTGGGGTCGTACTGCTGGCTGTGATTTGCCTTCTGCTGTGGAAG TGTGGTTTCTTTGTGCGTCGGAGGGCATGGCGGGCCACAGCGCTCCACCAGGGGAGGATTATGGGTAAagacgagcagcagcagcgcacAGATGCTGATGGTTTCCTGATCCAAGTTAACGCCACCTCGTCCAGAAACAGGAAATCGCCCAAACACTGGGTCACCTCCTGGACTGAGACACTCTGA
- the LOC126405760 gene encoding integrin alpha-3-like isoform X2 — protein MIGRCYLRGNDLQYNETDMHWQNPDQPCSHLGDVSTEVMCNMGISAAITQTEVIVGSPGSFEWQGNVHVSWMNPDVVFDTQRSSFPNMERRNIYIGYSVTQARCLLSQDDETIVTGAPKDSKEDARGSVLLAVKRSDGLLTQQTLRGEQMGSYFGNVVATADLNNDGWNDLLVGAPFYFHRQQEAGGAVYVYMNAGGRFDPEPSVVLRGPAGSAFGMAVTAAGDLNQDGFQDFAVGAPFHEKGSVMIWSGSSEGVTTEPSQVIRGSRVSAAFSTFGYSLSAGLDVDGNRYPDLLIGSLDDTVALLRTRPVVHLNKTIRVSPDVVDPNSCDFCVQVDVCFSYMFSTGEKSDRDNITVDFTVTADITSLKPRLRFLDNRQSVYSGYLSMPKRQCETLRVGLQGPIRDKVEPLVFSLNVSLYEKLPKKRHAVQDLKRLPVLSQTPRPIRTQIHIQKACGSDNRCHSNLQMTAQFTDENQKPFIRQKDSQVLHYDSSINRLFLEVNVSNTLSPGRPAEDAHNTVLNISIPASLIYSGVRTKGDVQAVVKCSVEDNVLLCELGNPFKSNQKVQVLIIFQPSEISLDTREIQSLLQLSTLSEQSDLSPVSVSMLVEYSLQTSLTLINLPGPASFSGHVMGESAMKKTEDIGSLLLFTFQVHVSGKPLGHLGDLQVEIDWPRETSNGKWLLYLAEIQVSGTSEARCNPPGKIVNPLNLVLSEEKKKRRRSLKEEVQVKEEEQREKTLPVLHLQGQKKKSYTLNCVHGAKCVTFVCPLVNMNNSATLTVRARLWNSTMIEDYSDARNVLVQGRATLKLQTNKPTINMEPHSAEIEVHIYPDPGQQVDSSAPLWIIVVSVLAGVVLLAVICLLLWKCGFFVRRRAWRATALHQGRIMGKDEQQQRTDADGFLIQVNATSSRNRKSPKHWVTSWTETL, from the exons ATGATTGGCCGCTGTTATCTCCGTGGAAACGACCTGCAGTACAATGAGACAGACATGCACTGGCAGAACCCCGACCAGCCCTGCAG tcacCTGGGTGATGTCAGCACAGAGGTCATGTGTAACATGGGGATTTCTGCCGCCATCACTCAGACTGAGGTCATCGTCGGCTCACCAGGAAGCTTCGAATGGCAAG gaAACGTCCATGTCTCCTGGATGAATCCAGACGTCGTCTTTGACACTCAGAGGAGCTCCTTCCCCAACATGGAGCGCAGGAACATTTATatag ggtaCTCAGTGACTCAGGCTCGTTGTCTTCTCTCTCAGGACGATGAAACCATAGTAACAG GAGCTCCTAAGGACAGTAAAGAGGACGCTCGCGGCTCCGTGCTGCTCGCCGTCAAACGCTCAGATGGACTGCTGACTCAGCAGACTCTGCGCGGTGAACAGATGGGCTCGTACTTCGGTAACGTCGTGGCAACCGCTGACCTCAACAATGATGG GTGGAATGACCTGCTGGTGGGCGCTCCTTTTTACTTCCACCGTCAGCAGGAGGCGGGTGGAGCCGTGTACGTCTACATGAACGCAGGAGGTCGCTTTGATCCTGAGCCCAGCGTGGTGCTGAGAGGACCGGCTGGGTCGGCGTTCGGTATGGCTGTTACCGCCGCCGGAGACCTGAACCAAGATGGCTTCCAGG ACTTCGCAGTCGGAGCTCCGTTCCATGAAAAAGGAAGTGTGATGATCTGGAGCGGGAGCAGCGAGGGGGTCACCACAGAGCCCAGTCAG gtgATACGGGGCAGCAGAGTCTCTGCGGCGTTCAGTACCTTCGGATACTCTCTGTCTGCAGGACTCGATGTTGACGGCAACAGATATCCAGACCTGCTGATCGGCTCTCTGGACGACACTGTTGCTCTGCTCAG AACTCGCCCAGTCGTTCATCTCAATAAAACCATCAGAGTTTCTCCAGATGTCGTCGACCCGAACAGCTGTGACTTCTG tgttcaAGTGGATGTGTGTTTCTCCTACATGTTCAGCACCGGAGAGAAGAGCGACAGAGACAACATCA cCGTCGACTTTACTGTCACCGCTGACATCACCAGCCTCAAGCCCCGCCTCCGTTTCCTGGACAACAGGCAGAGTGTGTACTCTGGTTACCTGTCGATGCCAAAGAGACAGTGTGAAACCCTGAGAGTTGGACTGCAG GGTCCGATCAGAGACAAAGTGGAACCTCTGGTGTTCTCCCTGAATGTCTCTCTCTACGAAAAGCTTCCCAAGAAAAGACACGCAGTGCAAGACCTGAAACGCCTCCCAGTCCTGAGCCAGACACCCCGACCCATCAGAACCCAG ATCCATATCCAGAAGGCCTGTGGTTCTGATAACCGTTGCCATAGTAACCTGCAGATGACGGCTCAGTTCACAGATGAGAACCAGAAACCCTTCATCAG GCAGAAGGACAGTCAGGTGTTGCACTACGACAGCAGCATCAACCGCCTGTTTCTGGAGGTTAACGTCAGCAACACACTGTCACCGGGCCGACCAGCGGAGGATGCTCACAACACCGTTTTGAACATTAGCATCCCGGCATCACTCATTTACTCTGGAGTCCGAACCAAG ggTGACGTCCAGGCGGTGGTGAAATGTTCTGTTGAGGACAACGTTCTTCTCTGTGAGCTGGGGAACCCGTTCAAAAGTAACCAGAAG gTTCAGGTGTTGATCATCTTCCAGCCGTCTGAGATCAGTTTAGACACCAGAGAGATTcagtctctgctgcagctgtccac GCTCAGTGAGCAGTCCGATCTGTCTCCTGTCTCCGTCTCCATGTTGGTGGAGTATTCTCTGCAGACGTCTCTCACTCT AATCAACCTGCCAGGCCCCGCCTCCTTCAGCGGTCATGTGATGGGTGAGTCGGCCATGAAGAAGACGGAGGACATCGGCAGTCTGCTGCTCTTCACCTTCCAG GTGCACGTCAGCGGGAAGCCCCTGGGTCACCTAGGCGACCTGCAGGTGGAGATTGATTGGCCGAGGGAGACGTCCAATGGGAAGTGGCTGCTGTACCTCGCAGAGATCCAAGTGAGCGGAACATCAGAGGCTCGCTGCAACCCGCCCGGCAAAATTGTCAACCCCCTCAACCTCGtg ctgtcagaggagaagaagaagaggaggaggagtctgaaggaggaggtgcaggtgaaggaggaggagcagagggaaaAGACTCTACCTGTCCTCCACCTGCAGGGACAGAAGAAGAAGTCCTACACTCTG aactgTGTGCACGGGGCCAAGTGTGTGACGTTTGTCTGTCCGCTGGTCAACATGAACAACTCAGCGACTCTCACTGTCAGAGCCAGACTGTGGAACTCCACCATGATTGag GACTACAGCGATGCGAGGAACGTGTTGGTTCAAGGCCGGGCGACGCTGAAGCTGCAGACTAACAAACCAACCATCAACATGGAGCCTCACAGTGCAGAG ATCGAAGTCCACATTTATCCAGACCCAGGGCAGCAGGTGGACTCTAGCGCCCCCCTGTGGATTATCGTGGTGTCTGTCCTGGCTGGGGTCGTACTGCTGGCTGTGATTTGCCTTCTGCTGTGGAAG TGTGGTTTCTTTGTGCGTCGGAGGGCATGGCGGGCCACAGCGCTCCACCAGGGGAGGATTATGGGTAAagacgagcagcagcagcgcacAGATGCTGATGGTTTCCTGATCCAAGTTAACGCCACCTCGTCCAGAAACAGGAAATCGCCCAAACACTGGGTCACCTCCTGGACTGAGACACTCTGA